From the genome of Streptomyces sp. S4.7:
GGCGAGCAGCGCCAGCAGGAAGACCCGCCCGCCGATCCCGCGCGGTCCCTGCCGCCCGCAGGAGTGCCCGGACGACTTCCGCCCGCCCGCGCCCCGGCGCTTGGAGCCACGCCGCGCGTCGTCGGCCTCGTCGTCCGGACCCCACAGATACCCGGACGGTGACGGGTGACCCGTCGTACCGTCCTTGACGATCGGGTCGCGCCACCACGACGGACTGCCCGGCGTCGGCGGCGCCTTCGTCTCCGGGGGCGCCTCGGCCACCGCCGCCGCCGTCCCCGGGTCGAGCGGGCCGCCCTCCTGCGCGGTGGTGTACCGCCGCTGCGACCAGACCGCCGCGCCGATCGTGGCGATCGACAGCAGCGTGGCGAAGCCCAGCGTCTCGCCGTTGTTGAGCATCGACAGGAACAGACCGCAGCCCACGAGCGCGAGCAGCACGGCGATCAGGGAGGCGCCGTCGACGCGGCCCGACAGCAGCCGGCGCAGCTCGTTGTCGTCCTCGCCGTCGAGCGGGACGAGCAGCCAGGCGAAGCCGTAGAAGATCAGGCCGATCCCACCGGTCAGCGTGAGCACGACGATGACGATCCGGAAGATGACCGGGTCCAGGTCGCAGTAGCGCCCCAGCCCGCCGCAGACGCCCGCCACCACCTTCTGCCGCGGCGCGCGCACCAACTGAGGAGGCCGCGGCTGCGGCGGCTGCGTCGAGGTGTGCGGGGCGGACTGAGTCATGGCTCCATGGTGACCGCCCGTCCGCCCGGTCTCCACCC
Proteins encoded in this window:
- a CDS encoding PspC domain-containing protein; this translates as MTQSAPHTSTQPPQPRPPQLVRAPRQKVVAGVCGGLGRYCDLDPVIFRIVIVVLTLTGGIGLIFYGFAWLLVPLDGEDDNELRRLLSGRVDGASLIAVLLALVGCGLFLSMLNNGETLGFATLLSIATIGAAVWSQRRYTTAQEGGPLDPGTAAAVAEAPPETKAPPTPGSPSWWRDPIVKDGTTGHPSPSGYLWGPDDEADDARRGSKRRGAGGRKSSGHSCGRQGPRGIGGRVFLLALLAGGVALRLSWDSQPLGTSLQTGLAAALGVFGLGLAVSAFLGRTGFGTIFLTVVTAGLLAGSAAIPKDIGTQWVRTTWSPAAVASVAPVYELGTGVGKLDLTAVGVPAGDTLRTRAEVGAGKLKVVVPRDVTLKVHAEAGLGDIRLPGEPPNDIDLSPAQERTRTVAPPKGVKPAGTLDIRLEVGVGQVEVTRAAA